AAGGCTAGGTTGTTTGGTGAAGATGAGTTGTGTCTCTTTTAGGTCGTCTGGGCTTGGGAAAGCGGGGTAGGGTTGGATGGAACCGTTTCTATACGCGGTGCCGCGTGGCTTGAACATATCTTCATGCACGATGAGCGGCAAGCTAGGTTTACCTATGGCTGATATGAGTGGGAGCAATCCGCCGAAGTGGTCATAGTGCCCATGAGAGAGAACCACAAACTCCACTTCGCCGAGGTCTAAGCCCATGGTTGCTGCGTTTTCAACCGCGACATTTGGGCTTCCGCCTGCATCAAACAGAAACGCCGTAGAATTGCCGCCTCTAAACACCCGCACATACATGCAGAATCCATGTTCACCCAGCGGCATGTGGGCACGCTTCTGTTTGCCTTGCCTTGAGGAGCACCAGTGCCAAAGGGACTGAACCTGCGGGTGAGTAGTCGTTGAGAGCAAATCAACGGTGTTGTCGACTAAGCTTGTAATTTCTACTCTATCTACATCCACGATTTTTAGTGGACCCTGCATGTTGTAGCCTCAGAGGGAGCCTTTGTATTTGCTCGTGGTAGGGCAGCCTACACAACGTTTGGTTTCAAAACGGTTACAGGGAGTGCAGTCTACGTGGCAGGGAGCGAGTTTGTTTTCTTTATGAGCAAGATTTTCTCGAACCTGCAGAAACGGCGAGAAATAGGTTTCACTTACCGGGTAAAATTCGGAGCGACGGATGCCTTTGCTGCAGCGCAGAGAACATTTTTCGGTAGCTATACTTTCCAAGGTTTCTTTGGTTTCAGCGACGACGATGGCGATGAGGTTGTAGCCGCCTATGGTTTTGAACATTTGGATTACGCGTGGGCAGTCTTTGAAACGGTTAACGAGGGCTTCCATGGCTTCAGCGTCTTCCATTTCAAGCATAACTATGGCGGGGTAGAGTTCGAGCGCGGCAGGGTTGACAAGCGCGCTGATTTGGATGGTTCCTTTTTTTAGGAGATTTTCGAGGCGTTTTTTTGTGCCCATGCTGGTGTAGCCAGTGATTTTTGCGAGTTCTTCGAGTGTTGTTCGTCCGTCGGTTTGGAGTTGGCTGATGATTTTTCTGTCTATGTCATCCATGTTCATCTTTTCCGTTTAGTTCCTAAACGTAAAATATTAATATAGTTTATGGATAAAACAAAGTGAACCTTAAAAGGTGAACGTCTTTGGCAACAAAAATAGTTATCCCCATCGAAGAGCCCACAGGCTTAAACTCACCCATCGCAGAACGCTTCGGCACAGCCCCATACTACGCCATCGTAGAATTAAGCGACAACAACGAACCCATAAACATAACCACACAAGAAAACCAAAGCCTCAAAGGTACAGGCAACCCCCAAGAAGCCATACTTGACCTCTGCCCCGACTTCATCATCACCTACGCCATGAGCCTTAGCGCATTAGACGCATTCAAAAACGCCGGAGTCAGCGTCCTCAAAGCCGAAGGCACAACCGCACACCAAGCCCTCATCAACTACCGCGAGGGAAAACTCGACGAACTAGTCGACGGGTTACCCCCCACTCAAACACTCTAGTACCCCCTTTTTATTTGCAGAACCTTCCATCGTCCTGAGTGGAAGGCAGATTACAGATTTTGTTAGTAAACCATCCGATTTTCACGTTTTCGCGGTAATCAAATTGAGGCACATACGGCTTTATGTCAAGTAAAGGGGTGCCATCAAGGATGTCTACGTCTTGTATATGCAAAGTTGCACCTTCGATTTTGATGAGACGGACAATGGATAAGCCTATGGTGTTGGGTCTTGCGGGGGCACGAGTTGCGAATACTCCATGTGGCTTGTCATCTAAGAAGGGTTTAACCAAAAGGTTAGAGGCGGTTATGCGGTTGAAATGGTAGAATAGAAACAGGTGCGAGAAACCTTCGAGGTCTTTTAAGCCCTCGGCGTATTGAGGGTAAATTTCGATTGTGCCCATTGTGTTTTGGCTTGCAGAGGCTTGTATGGGGACGTTTTTGGGTTCCTGAAACGGCGAATGGATAATGCCTATGGGCGTGTAGGTTATAGCGCTCAAGACAGCAACTCCAATGGATGTAACTGATGAGACATATCTTAAAAAAATGCTGACGTCAAACACGATTTTTCAGGGAAAAAACCGATGAAGAGCTAAAATGATTCTCTGCGTTGCAAGACATCAATATTCGCGGTGCAGCCAACGTTTAAAGTAAACATTAAAAGCGATGAAACCTGCCACCTTTAATCAGTAAAACAATTTTGTGTGATGACAAATGGCGAAGTTAAAGGGAAATGCGAAACTTTTAGAAAATGTCCGTTTGGTAACCGATAATGGCAGAGGACACAATGTTGTTTGTGATTTGCCTGAAGCCCAAGGCGGAACCAACACTGCACCCACACCTCTAGAGTTGGCGTTGATGTCGTTGGCAGGCTGCGGAGTTATAATTTATGCGGATATTTGTAAAAACAGCAAAATTGACCCTGGAAAGATCGAGATAAACGTGGAGGCTGACAAAACACCTGAATCACCAACTATATCAGGAGTCACCATGAAAGTAAACATCCAATCCAAAGCACGCAAAGGCCTAGTGGAGGCGGCTTGGAGACGCACTGAAGCCCGCTGTCCAGTCATGTTCATCTACAACGGCACCATCCCTGTCAAGATTGAAGCCCAAATAAATGCCGAAGAGTAATTGTTAGGGAATTTGGGTTTCTTTTGTTTGTAAACCTTTTTTACCCCTCTTCTTATAGTACTTAATAGAGGCAGCGGGTATGGATGATGACGTGTTGGACCTCGGTCAGTCAGAATGTGACTGTGACCACAAAAAACAGCGCGTATACACCGAAAAACGACTCGATGTACTCGACGGGTTTGAGTTAACTTTTATTCGATGCTTAAACTGCCACAAAATCGTGGAGTTACAAGCCCGAAAATATCCCCCTTAAGGCGTTTGTTCTCGCGCATACAAATATAGTTCGCCAGCTCTAAGCACATCAAGCGCCTGCTGG
This genomic stretch from Candidatus Bathyarchaeota archaeon harbors:
- a CDS encoding MBL fold metallo-hydrolase, which gives rise to MQGPLKIVDVDRVEITSLVDNTVDLLSTTTHPQVQSLWHWCSSRQGKQKRAHMPLGEHGFCMYVRVFRGGNSTAFLFDAGGSPNVAVENAATMGLDLGEVEFVVLSHGHYDHFGGLLPLISAIGKPSLPLIVHEDMFKPRGTAYRNGSIQPYPAFPSPDDLKETQLIFTKQPSLHANGAVCVTGEIPRLTAFEQGLQQHQTFRDGKWHPDPQISDERAIILNVKDKGLVVLSGCAHAGIINTILYAQKISGVETVYAVLGGFHLAGRSFELKIGATVDELLKFKPRLIVPSHCTGWRALFAIHAALPEAFVLNSVGNRYQL
- a CDS encoding winged helix-turn-helix transcriptional regulator, with amino-acid sequence MDDIDRKIISQLQTDGRTTLEELAKITGYTSMGTKKRLENLLKKGTIQISALVNPAALELYPAIVMLEMEDAEAMEALVNRFKDCPRVIQMFKTIGGYNLIAIVVAETKETLESIATEKCSLRCSKGIRRSEFYPVSETYFSPFLQVRENLAHKENKLAPCHVDCTPCNRFETKRCVGCPTTSKYKGSL
- the tsaA gene encoding tRNA (N6-threonylcarbamoyladenosine(37)-N6)-methyltransferase TrmO → MSAITYTPIGIIHSPFQEPKNVPIQASASQNTMGTIEIYPQYAEGLKDLEGFSHLFLFYHFNRITASNLLVKPFLDDKPHGVFATRAPARPNTIGLSIVRLIKIEGATLHIQDVDILDGTPLLDIKPYVPQFDYRENVKIGWFTNKICNLPSTQDDGRFCK
- a CDS encoding OsmC family protein, whose amino-acid sequence is MAKLKGNAKLLENVRLVTDNGRGHNVVCDLPEAQGGTNTAPTPLELALMSLAGCGVIIYADICKNSKIDPGKIEINVEADKTPESPTISGVTMKVNIQSKARKGLVEAAWRRTEARCPVMFIYNGTIPVKIEAQINAEE